The region TTGTTGTCGCTCTTTCATTCTCTACAAGGACTGCCGCTCTTTTCGAGTCCCATTCGCTCTTTCTAGCAACTATCTACCTACTATCCAGCGCGACGATCAACCGTCATCTATTCCTTCTTTTCTACTCTATACAATCAGCTACGCTTTTCATATCGACCCACCTCGATACACACAACAGACAACATGCAACTCCTCAAGACCATCCTCCTTTTCAGCGCCGCCTTCACCCCGGCCTTCGCAGCCGTCGCGAACGGCGGCAGCGGTGAAACCGAATCCTTCACCTCAACCCGCACCACAACTGTCACGGTCACCGTCAAAACCTCCACTACTGCCACTCCCACCCCGACCTACACGcccacctccaccagcacGCCCGTCATCGTGACCCCTTCATCCACTGCCACGCCCACACCCTCGCCTTGCAGCTCCTTTGTCATCACCAAGATCCACTCGTCGACCATTGCGCCGTCCTACGCGCCCTCGTCTGCCAGTACTGGTGGTTTCGCGTCTGGATCGTCTACGGTGTCTGCTTCGCCCTCCCAGACCCCCTTCACTGGTGCTGCCGTTCCCGGAGCCAAGTTTTCGGGAGCAGGTGTGGTTGGCGCTGGGTTGGCGGCTATGGCGTTTTTGCTTTAAACATTTTTGCTGACCGGCGGCTGAGTTGCGGGAGACGCAGTCATGGGCTGGCTATTTGATAAACGTTTTGATTCCTCAAATGTGTCCTCTTTATACCTTTCTTATCGGGTCTTGTGTTCTTGAATTTGTTCCGTCCCGCTTGGGTACATAGGTGGGAAGGAACATGTACATAAATCGGATCTACTTTTACACTTCTTATTGGGTATACCCATTTTCGCCTACGGTGGTTCTTTTCTTAATGCATGATATGTTCGGATTTTCCATGTTTTACTCCGCGGGGTCTTCTA is a window of Aspergillus nidulans FGSC A4 chromosome VI DNA encoding:
- a CDS encoding putative extracellular serine-rich protein (transcript_id=CADANIAT00009542); the protein is MQLLKTILLFSAAFTPAFAAVANGGSGETESFTSTRTTTVTVTVKTSTTATPTPTYTPTSTSTPVIVTPSSTATPTPSPCSSFVITKIHSSTIAPSYAPSSASTGGFASGSSTVSASPSQTPFTGAAVPGAKFSGAGVVGAGLAAMAFLL